In one Moritella sp. 5 genomic region, the following are encoded:
- a CDS encoding general secretion pathway protein GspB, which translates to MSLAVGKILSLCSICASLAVSVLWSPALFANDNDRHNINVTRPVLTGVEQTDPLTILKLPDIEFEHPLSVVNIPVTPPVSPSYSSEQLPAVIVPSRKPAVKEAQASELLTMNDELANEQVSAELLAKFNRALTATSDTDSIPAKVIAESYNAVPIKDLPAHLRAQIPDISYSSHVYSSKPQNRSVRLNNRDLREGSWLSDDVEVLEILQNEVIMRVGAQSFSLQALSDWSA; encoded by the coding sequence ATGAGCCTTGCAGTTGGTAAAATCCTAAGTCTATGCAGTATCTGTGCAAGCTTAGCGGTGAGTGTATTATGGAGTCCCGCCTTGTTTGCAAACGACAATGATCGTCATAATATAAATGTAACAAGGCCTGTTTTAACGGGCGTTGAACAAACCGATCCGCTGACTATTTTAAAGTTACCAGATATTGAGTTTGAACACCCGTTATCTGTGGTTAATATTCCGGTAACGCCTCCTGTATCACCTTCATATTCATCAGAGCAGCTACCTGCTGTGATTGTACCTAGTCGCAAGCCTGCGGTGAAAGAGGCTCAAGCTTCTGAGTTATTAACGATGAATGATGAATTAGCTAATGAGCAGGTGTCAGCCGAACTACTTGCTAAATTTAATCGGGCGTTAACGGCGACAAGTGATACTGATAGCATACCTGCTAAAGTTATAGCAGAAAGTTACAATGCTGTCCCTATTAAGGACTTACCCGCACACTTACGTGCGCAAATCCCTGATATTAGTTATAGTTCGCATGTGTATTCGTCGAAACCACAAAATCGTAGTGTGCGTCTTAATAACCGAGACTTACGTGAAGGAAGTTGGTTAAGTGATGATGTTGAGGTTTTAGAGATATTACAAAATGAAGTGATTATGCGCGTCGGTGCGCAGAGCTTTAGTCTCCAAGCGTTATCTGATTGGTCTGCATAA